One segment of Nostoc flagelliforme CCNUN1 DNA contains the following:
- a CDS encoding CPBP family intramembrane glutamic endopeptidase — MIEQQKQKPEIPYLTRIQVLGAMGATAIILLIVAKLSLYLGNFSLFSWELNQRELLFGVGLGLAITALSGVAYRVWTAYRKSADYYLEVVLRPLALPDLIWLGLLPGLSEELLFRGVMLPALGLDHVAVIVSSLCFGILHFSGSQQWPYVIWATIVGMIFAYSALLTGNLLVPIVAHIITNWISSYFWKMSQLRQLKNKF; from the coding sequence GTGATTGAACAACAAAAGCAAAAGCCAGAAATTCCATACCTGACGCGCATCCAAGTACTTGGAGCGATGGGAGCGACTGCAATCATTTTGTTGATAGTCGCCAAGCTGTCGTTATACCTTGGCAACTTTTCCCTTTTTTCTTGGGAATTGAACCAAAGAGAGTTGCTGTTCGGTGTAGGGTTAGGATTGGCCATCACCGCGTTAAGTGGCGTAGCTTATCGCGTTTGGACAGCCTATCGTAAAAGTGCAGATTATTATCTAGAAGTGGTACTGAGGCCCTTAGCCTTACCAGACTTAATTTGGCTGGGGTTACTACCAGGGTTGAGTGAAGAATTATTATTTAGAGGTGTAATGCTGCCAGCTTTAGGCTTGGATCATGTGGCTGTCATTGTATCCAGTCTTTGCTTTGGCATCTTGCATTTTAGCGGTTCCCAACAATGGCCTTATGTCATTTGGGCAACAATTGTCGGGATGATATTCGCATATAGTGCTCTGCTCACTGGCAACTTATTAGTGCCGATTGTCGCTCACATTATTACCAATTGGATTTCTAGCTATTTCTGGAAAATGTCGCAATTACGACAATTAAAAAATAAATTTTGA
- a CDS encoding GAF domain-containing protein gives MNQSFSQNQARRNREQRLWQQKWSLKTKAIVWALSISILPVVAIGTATYYYGSNLITKQIPQVRLESAASSTETELALQRQLLLLLAGMGVTAIFTGAIAVFVTNRAISRVSKAAAISNSIKNKLRPDSEFTQYFIANEDELVMLERNINLFTELLSVLIKEKETEADYSQLLRRVTQWVRESFNEEDVLKITSEEIRKALSIDRVSIFCFNSNSNGTFIAESVAPGLPRVLGVTVSEPGFEAGYIEKYQNGSIRAIDNIYQADLSDDDIELLEQFAVKSNLVAPILKGKQLFGLLIAHQCSRIRFWQQSEIDLFTQIAIQVGFALDYTKLLEQVDTKADIAQVFIEITRSIRQSLNEEDVIKTTVEEVRKGLSSDRVLVYTFDASWSGTVIAESVVPGYPKVLRSEIQDPCFAQDYVEKYQSGRVQAINNIYEAGLRDCHINLLESFGVKANLVAPILKDEQLFGLLIAHQCSRPRDWQQSEIDLCAQIAMEVGFALDHARLLQRIEAESVQSQLLADTIGSIRQSLNEEDVLKTTVEEVRKVLSTDRVMIYSFNANYSGTVIAESVVLTYPKVLRSEIQDLYFGQGYVEEYQSGRVLAINNIYEAGLADYQISLLESFAVKANLVAPILKDEQLFGLLIAHQCSKPRDWQQSEIDLFGQIAMQVGFALDHARLLQRIEAESRRSQLLVDITRSIRQSLNEEDVIKTTVEEVRKALSVDRVLVYSFYANWFGIIIAESVVPGYPKVLRSKIYDPCFTENYIEKYQSGRVVATNNIYEAGLADCHVNLLESFGVKANLVAPIIKDDQLFGLLIAHQCSGPRDWQQPEIDLFTQIAMQVGFTLDHARLLQAYQATEANSGV, from the coding sequence ATGAATCAGTCTTTTTCTCAGAACCAAGCAAGACGAAATCGTGAACAAAGGCTGTGGCAACAAAAATGGAGTTTAAAAACTAAAGCGATTGTTTGGGCACTAAGCATTAGTATCCTTCCTGTGGTTGCAATTGGAACAGCTACTTACTACTATGGCAGTAATTTAATTACCAAACAAATTCCGCAAGTAAGACTTGAGAGTGCAGCAAGTTCAACAGAAACTGAATTAGCTCTACAGAGACAATTGTTACTCTTGTTAGCTGGTATGGGAGTAACAGCAATTTTTACAGGTGCGATCGCTGTTTTTGTGACTAATCGAGCTATTAGTCGAGTCAGTAAAGCTGCGGCAATTTCTAATAGTATCAAAAACAAGCTACGTCCAGACAGTGAGTTTACTCAATATTTCATCGCTAACGAAGATGAATTAGTGATGTTAGAGAGAAACATAAACTTATTCACAGAACTGCTTTCAGTTTTGATAAAGGAAAAAGAAACCGAAGCTGATTACTCTCAACTATTGAGGAGAGTTACGCAATGGGTTCGAGAATCATTCAATGAAGAAGATGTTCTCAAAATTACCTCAGAAGAAATTCGTAAAGCTTTAAGCATTGACCGCGTAAGCATTTTTTGCTTCAACTCCAACTCTAATGGAACCTTTATCGCTGAGTCAGTAGCACCTGGTTTACCAAGAGTATTAGGAGTTACAGTCTCTGAGCCTGGGTTCGAGGCAGGGTATATAGAAAAATACCAGAATGGTTCCATCCGTGCTATTGATAATATCTATCAAGCCGATCTCAGTGATGATGATATTGAGTTGCTAGAGCAATTTGCTGTCAAATCTAATTTAGTAGCACCTATTCTCAAAGGCAAACAGCTATTCGGTTTATTGATTGCACATCAGTGTTCTAGAATTCGCTTTTGGCAGCAGTCTGAGATTGATTTGTTCACTCAGATAGCTATACAAGTAGGATTCGCCCTTGACTACACCAAACTTCTAGAACAGGTTGATACGAAGGCAGATATAGCTCAGGTATTTATCGAAATTACCCGCAGCATTCGCCAATCCCTTAACGAAGAAGATGTCATCAAAACCACCGTGGAAGAAGTTCGCAAAGGACTGAGTAGCGATCGCGTACTGGTTTATACATTTGACGCTAGTTGGTCTGGAACTGTGATTGCAGAATCAGTGGTTCCAGGTTATCCCAAAGTTTTGCGGTCTGAAATCCAAGACCCATGTTTTGCTCAGGACTATGTAGAAAAGTATCAGTCTGGTCGCGTTCAAGCCATAAACAACATTTATGAAGCTGGTTTGCGTGATTGTCATATTAACCTGCTCGAATCCTTTGGTGTAAAAGCAAATTTGGTCGCACCCATTCTCAAAGATGAACAGCTGTTTGGCTTATTAATTGCACATCAATGTTCCAGACCGCGTGATTGGCAACAGTCTGAGATTGATTTATGTGCCCAAATAGCGATGGAAGTGGGATTTGCTCTCGACCATGCAAGGCTGCTGCAACGAATCGAGGCTGAGAGTGTGCAAAGTCAGTTGCTGGCGGATACTATCGGCAGCATTCGCCAATCGCTCAATGAAGAGGATGTTCTGAAAACCACTGTAGAAGAGGTTCGGAAAGTACTAAGTACTGACCGAGTGATGATTTATAGCTTTAATGCTAATTACTCTGGAACTGTGATTGCCGAATCAGTTGTTCTCACCTATCCAAAAGTTTTGCGATCTGAAATCCAAGATTTATATTTTGGTCAAGGCTATGTAGAAGAGTATCAGTCTGGTCGCGTTTTAGCAATAAACAACATTTATGAAGCCGGTTTGGCTGATTATCAGATTAGCCTACTCGAATCCTTTGCTGTCAAAGCAAATTTAGTTGCCCCCATTCTTAAGGATGAACAGCTATTTGGTTTATTAATTGCACATCAGTGTTCCAAACCTCGTGATTGGCAACAATCTGAGATTGATTTATTTGGCCAAATAGCGATGCAAGTGGGATTTGCTCTCGACCATGCAAGACTTCTGCAACGAATTGAAGCTGAAAGTAGGCGAAGTCAGTTACTGGTGGATATTACCCGCAGCATTCGCCAATCGCTTAACGAAGAGGATGTCATCAAAACCACTGTGGAAGAGGTTCGCAAAGCACTGAGTGTTGACCGAGTATTGGTTTATAGCTTTTACGCTAATTGGTTCGGAATTATAATTGCTGAATCAGTAGTTCCAGGTTATCCCAAAGTTTTGCGGTCTAAAATTTACGACCCTTGTTTCACTGAAAACTATATAGAAAAGTACCAGTCTGGTCGTGTTGTAGCAACAAACAACATTTACGAGGCCGGTTTGGCTGATTGTCACGTTAACCTACTCGAATCCTTTGGTGTAAAAGCAAATTTAGTAGCACCTATTATTAAAGATGACCAGCTATTTGGCTTGTTAATTGCACACCAGTGTTCTGGCCCCCGTGATTGGCAACAGCCTGAGATTGATTTATTTACCCAGATAGCGATGCAAGTAGGATTTACTCTCGATCATGCTAGGCTCCTACAAGCGTATCAAGCTACTGAAGCGAACTCTGGTGTATAG
- the purN gene encoding phosphoribosylglycinamide formyltransferase: MTLRPDSTPSLVSPNISNCQLVAPLKLGIMASGNGSNFDVVAQAIQDGRLNAQIQVLIYNNPSAKAAIRAANRGVEAVLLNHRNYKIREELDEKIVQTLRHYDVEWVILAGWMRLLTSVFIDAFPDKIINIHPSLLPSFKGIHAVEQALASGVKITGCTAHIACLEMDSGPILMQAAVPVLPDDTAETLHARIQIQEHRILPLAIALAASSSKTTLSPIHLG; the protein is encoded by the coding sequence ATGACCCTCCGCCCTGATTCTACCCCTAGCTTGGTTTCTCCCAATATTAGCAATTGCCAACTAGTCGCCCCTTTAAAACTGGGAATTATGGCTTCTGGGAATGGCAGCAATTTTGATGTAGTTGCCCAAGCTATCCAAGATGGGCGGCTAAATGCCCAAATTCAAGTTTTAATTTACAATAACCCCTCAGCAAAAGCAGCCATCAGAGCAGCCAATAGAGGTGTCGAAGCTGTTTTATTGAATCATCGCAACTATAAAATTCGAGAAGAGTTGGATGAGAAAATTGTGCAGACATTGCGGCACTACGATGTGGAATGGGTGATATTGGCGGGTTGGATGCGATTGTTAACATCAGTTTTCATTGATGCCTTTCCTGATAAAATTATCAATATCCATCCTAGTTTGTTACCTAGTTTCAAAGGTATCCATGCTGTCGAACAAGCCTTAGCATCTGGGGTAAAAATCACTGGTTGTACAGCGCATATAGCTTGTTTAGAAATGGACAGTGGCCCAATATTAATGCAAGCCGCAGTACCAGTATTGCCGGATGATACAGCAGAAACACTCCACGCCAGGATTCAAATTCAAGAACATCGAATTTTGCCATTAGCGATCGCTCTAGCAGCTTCTTCGTCAAAAACTACACTAAGCCCAATACACTTGGGTTAA